The sequence ACCGACGGCAAAATGGAATTGACGCGCATTGAAAACAACACCTTTGGAATCGCAATTGGCAAAACACTCGCCGAAAAACTGGGTGCCTCCATCGGATCAAAAATTCGCCTGCTGACCGCCCCCAAAGACCTCACCACAGCCCACATGCCTCCCCTTCGCCAATATGTAATAACCGGCATTTTTGAAACGGGATTTTACGAATTTGACGCCTCACTAATCTACGTATCCCTCGCAGCCGCACAACGGGACCTGCAATGGGGCGACCTGGCGACCGGTATTCAAGTGCGCCTCGTCAATGCATTTGAAGCCGACCGCGTCAGCGTTGAACTGCGAGAGACACTGGTAGCAACGCATGCCGATCTGTTTCCCACATCGTGGATGTATGCCCAGGGCAATCTGTACGCGTGGATCTGGTTGCAAAAATGGGCGAGCTTTGTCGTCTTGAGCTTAATCGTAATAGTCGCGGGATTCAACATCATCAGCATACTAACCATGGCCGTAAATGAGCGCAGACGCGAAATAGGAATCTTAAAAGCAATGGGGGCAGCACCCAAAAGCATCGCCCGAATTTTTTCCCGAGAAGGACTGATAATCGGCGCGAGCGGCGTGTTATTCGGCAACATATTGGGCGGAAGCCTGTGCTGGATACAAAAGATCTATGCACCCATATCGCTCTCCGGCGACATTTACTTCATCAACGCCCTCCCCGTAACCATAAACATACTGGACTTCGCGATGACCTCTGCACTCGCATTATTGCTATGCCTCGTATTTGCCCGCTGGCCCGCAAAACGAGCGGCAACACTGGACCCCGTAGAAGCGATCAGATATGAATAACACCTACGAATACTTCATTGCGCGGCGATATATGCGCGCCATGCGCAGACAGCGTCAGATATCGCTGACTGCGGCCATAGCTATTGCAGGCGTAACCATTGGCG is a genomic window of Gemmatimonadota bacterium containing:
- a CDS encoding ABC transporter permease encodes the protein TDGKMELTRIENNTFGIAIGKTLAEKLGASIGSKIRLLTAPKDLTTAHMPPLRQYVITGIFETGFYEFDASLIYVSLAAAQRDLQWGDLATGIQVRLVNAFEADRVSVELRETLVATHADLFPTSWMYAQGNLYAWIWLQKWASFVVLSLIVIVAGFNIISILTMAVNERRREIGILKAMGAAPKSIARIFSREGLIIGASGVLFGNILGGSLCWIQKIYAPISLSGDIYFINALPVTINILDFAMTSALALLLCLVFARWPAKRAATLDPVEAIRYE